A single region of the Bacillota bacterium genome encodes:
- a CDS encoding transposase, which translates to MKKGRIITRHIDQDFLDTVDQRTSESKELYKTRQMIVEHPFGTVKRGWGLSYFLTRGLESVKTEASLAFLAYNMKRIINILGIKEILKRLKGVSCSFNLFYLHIDNYLNRGRLVRAAIQ; encoded by the coding sequence GTGAAAAAGGGACGTATTATCACGAGGCATATAGACCAGGATTTCCTTGACACTGTTGATCAACGGACCAGTGAAAGTAAGGAGTTATATAAAACCCGGCAAATGATTGTAGAGCACCCCTTTGGGACTGTGAAAAGGGGATGGGGATTATCGTATTTTCTGACCCGTGGCTTAGAGTCAGTGAAGACGGAGGCCTCTTTGGCCTTTTTAGCCTATAACATGAAAAGAATAATAAATATATTAGGAATTAAGGAAATATTAAAGAGATTGAAAGGAGTATCTTGCTCTTTCAACCTCTTTTACCTACATATTGACAATTATTTGAATAGGGGACGCTTAGTTAGGGCCGCGATTCAATAG
- a CDS encoding IS1182 family transposase: protein MRYIEGVSRKRRIAYPEYLDDYITEDNPVRVIEAFVDSLDLVELGFMRANPASTGRPGYNPADMLKLFMYGYMNKIVSSRDLEKEAGRNIELIWLLRKLKPDHRTIAEFRKQNKEAIHEVFHELVSLCKGWDLFGKEVIAIDGSKFRASNSKKNNFNKKSLNRKLKYIDEKLDEYMNELDTNDANEVSSRKPDKEEIRMRIRELTERKKTYQRYLDELEDKEINEISTTDKDARLMSVNNNGVDVCYNVQTAVDNKHCLIVDCDAINNPSDHGQLSKMGKRAMDALEVDSIKALADKGYYNADDLKACEKEGIETYVAKQVFSNSTGEREFYPDRFMYNKEKNVYICPAGHELSCTRKKAINDKTKRLNYANSEACKRCEYKDLCTKGEKGTYYHEAYRPGFP, encoded by the coding sequence ATGAGATATATCGAAGGCGTAAGTAGAAAAAGAAGAATAGCTTACCCTGAATATTTAGACGATTATATAACCGAAGACAACCCTGTTAGGGTAATAGAAGCTTTTGTAGACTCATTGGATTTAGTGGAGCTAGGTTTTATGAGGGCTAATCCCGCCAGTACCGGCAGGCCTGGATATAACCCGGCTGATATGCTCAAGCTGTTTATGTACGGGTATATGAACAAAATTGTATCATCAAGGGACCTTGAAAAGGAAGCCGGTAGGAATATTGAACTTATATGGCTTCTTAGAAAATTAAAACCTGACCATAGGACAATTGCTGAGTTTAGGAAACAAAACAAAGAGGCTATACACGAGGTGTTTCATGAATTGGTATCCTTGTGTAAGGGCTGGGATTTGTTTGGCAAGGAAGTTATAGCGATTGATGGTTCAAAATTTAGAGCTTCTAATTCAAAGAAGAATAATTTCAACAAAAAGAGCCTTAACCGGAAACTAAAATACATCGATGAAAAACTTGATGAGTACATGAATGAGCTTGATACAAACGACGCCAATGAGGTAAGCAGCCGGAAGCCTGATAAAGAAGAAATCAGGATGAGGATTAGGGAGTTGACAGAGCGTAAAAAAACTTACCAACGCTATCTGGATGAACTTGAGGACAAGGAGATAAATGAGATATCAACTACCGATAAAGATGCAAGATTAATGAGTGTAAACAACAACGGAGTGGACGTATGCTATAACGTTCAAACTGCAGTAGATAACAAGCATTGTCTTATAGTGGATTGTGATGCAATAAATAACCCGTCAGACCATGGTCAGTTAAGCAAGATGGGAAAAAGGGCAATGGATGCTTTAGAAGTAGATAGCATCAAGGCCCTTGCGGACAAGGGGTATTACAATGCAGATGATCTTAAAGCATGTGAGAAGGAAGGCATAGAAACCTATGTTGCAAAGCAGGTCTTTTCAAACTCGACAGGTGAGCGGGAATTCTACCCTGATAGATTTATGTACAACAAAGAAAAGAATGTTTACATCTGTCCTGCCGGACATGAACTAAGCTGTACTAGAAAAAAGGCTATTAATGATAAGACAAAGAGATTAAATTACGCAAATAGTGAAGCTTGCAAAAGATGTGAGTATAAGGACTTGTGTACAAAAGGTGAAAAAGGGACGTATTATCACGAGGCATATAGACCAGGATTTCCTTGA
- a CDS encoding DUF3888 domain-containing protein — MIKLEIKPYLGAHDSIGIDHITVKVSLGKVEVQKFML; from the coding sequence ATGATAAAGCTTGAAATAAAACCTTACCTGGGAGCCCATGACAGCATAGGTATAGACCATATTACTGTCAAAGTATCGCTAGGTAAGGTTGAGGTTCAAAAGTTTATGCTTTAA
- a CDS encoding FMN-binding glutamate synthase family protein, with protein sequence MLGEGIVKNLIDDMLERMRELESTKSPHLVHGFSLLKLAAIGERAKHGVPVIEMYGSTRKLPTFEDLMFVPAMIDTLPANPKTVSTEVVIGKNTNRPLRISTPIMLSAMAFGLSVNRQTKICWGKASALADTACNSGDTGFFPEERRYARYYIVQFNRARYGNSDEEIKAADAVEIRFGQGSMGALAGSVDNQDVDKELAAQLGVKPGQSSSRPLLHPEIDQGKTLKDIVQNVRNINGDVPVGVKISAGNIEKDLDRIIEAGCDFVTIDGGGGGTANSPEVTINNLGIPLVYAIGRAHRHLISRGVRDNIDLIVTGGLRDAGDCLKAMALGANAVYLAEAALIAMSYSQWHKVPPGVAPSELFLSFGDHGDLLDIEEGTKALANFIKASTSEMTMLAGLVGKNDVKTVNMDDMVALTEHMSKATGTRLAWQ encoded by the coding sequence CACCTTGTTCACGGTTTTTCGCTGCTCAAGCTTGCCGCAATAGGTGAAAGGGCAAAGCACGGGGTTCCCGTGATAGAGATGTACGGTTCTACCCGCAAACTTCCTACCTTTGAGGACCTGATGTTTGTACCCGCAATGATCGATACCCTTCCGGCCAATCCCAAAACCGTCAGTACCGAGGTGGTTATAGGAAAAAACACCAACAGGCCCTTGAGGATATCCACCCCGATTATGCTGTCGGCAATGGCCTTCGGCCTTTCTGTCAACCGTCAGACCAAGATCTGCTGGGGAAAGGCCTCCGCCCTTGCCGACACCGCCTGTAACTCAGGGGATACCGGTTTCTTTCCCGAGGAACGCAGGTATGCAAGATACTACATAGTTCAGTTCAACAGGGCCCGTTATGGCAATTCGGATGAGGAAATAAAAGCGGCCGATGCTGTGGAGATCCGCTTTGGGCAGGGCTCCATGGGGGCCCTGGCGGGTTCCGTTGATAACCAGGATGTGGATAAGGAGCTTGCCGCTCAACTAGGAGTAAAACCCGGTCAAAGCTCAAGCAGGCCCCTGCTTCATCCGGAGATTGACCAGGGGAAAACCCTGAAGGATATTGTCCAAAATGTCAGGAACATCAACGGAGATGTACCGGTCGGCGTAAAAATTTCGGCAGGGAATATTGAAAAGGACCTTGACAGGATTATTGAAGCGGGATGTGATTTTGTTACAATAGATGGTGGTGGAGGCGGCACTGCAAACTCTCCCGAGGTAACTATCAACAACCTGGGCATTCCCCTTGTATACGCAATTGGTAGGGCCCACCGCCATTTAATCAGCCGTGGTGTTCGTGACAACATAGATCTCATAGTAACCGGCGGCCTGCGGGATGCGGGAGACTGCCTGAAGGCGATGGCCCTGGGTGCTAATGCGGTTTATCTAGCCGAGGCCGCCCTCATCGCAATGAGCTATTCCCAGTGGCATAAAGTCCCGCCGGGCGTTGCACCCTCGGAACTCTTCCTTTCCTTCGGGGACCACGGGGATTTGCTTGACATTGAGGAAGGAACCAAGGCCCTGGCCAACTTCATAAAGGCCTCGACTTCCGAAATGACAATGCTGGCAGGCCTGGTTGGGAAAAACGATGTGAAAACGGTCAACATGGATGATATGGTGGCACTGACCGAACATATGAGCAAGGCTACCGGCACGCGCCTTGCATGGCAGTAG